The following DNA comes from Paenibacillus crassostreae.
CTATGTTGGAAAAGTTTTGTCAGCCCATTTAAAGATCTCGATTGATGGAATGGGGGGAGTGGCTGACAAGGCTACTGCATACTTATTCGACAGGAAGATAGGAGGAAACTTGCTCACTATTGTAGGCGGACATAATCTGGATGCATTTACCTACATGCTTGGAGAGTTCAAAGAGCTTTCAGCCGTCACAGTGCAACAATTCCCTGAAGTCGAACTGGTGGATATACAAAAAGTCATTGAAAAAACTACGGATGACCAAATACTGATTTCAGGAAAATTGACCAATGGCGCAGCAGCTAGCGTTCACATCCAAGGGGGAGTAAAGCACCAAACTGGTCTTACGCTTGAAATTTTTGGAGACAAGGGGACGATCGTTCTGAGTGCGCCTGCTTCTATTCAATTTGGATCACATCAATTATGGGGTGCAGGGTCTACTGACAAAGAGCTTCATGAATTAACGATTCCCGATTCGTATTACCGGGTACCGAATTCCCTTAAAAATGATTCAGGTTTTGTACTAAATATAGCTCAGGCTTACAGTAAATTTGCCCAAGATATCCAAGAAGGAACATCCTTAACCCCAAGCTTCGCAGATGCGGTAAAACTTCATCAGTTACTTGATACAGTGGAAAAGGCAGCACAAACGGGTGAGCGTCAGTATCTATAAAAGCTCTTAGGATTTATGTGAAGAAATTACCAAAAAGGGCGATTTTTTGTTTTTCGGTTGAAAAGTTGAAAAAGTACGCTTGAATGAGCACAGAGGGCGGAACGATTTCGGAAGCATACGCTGTCTGCGGAGAATGGTATCATAAGTGACAGTAAAAACGAACAGCAGGCCTAGGATAGTCACTCATAGGTCTGCTGTTGCTTTGTTTTTATAACATTAAAGTGTCCAATCTGATTCATATCCTCTTGTCTGACCATCCATCGTGATGGCAACCTTCAATTTATATACATTACTGTGATCTATTGCAGAAAGGCATAGTTGATGCATCTCTTCTCCGCTCACGGCAATCGTATTGATAAGGCTCGTCTGATCTATTAAAGAGCCATCCTCTGCATACAAAGATACAGTTATGGCATATTGGTGGCTAAAGTAAGAATCCTTATTGATGATTCCGATCTGTGCAATAAGAGGCTTGTGCGGAAGCAAGCTTCCTCTTCGTAACGATGGTCGTACACTTAGAACATCAGGCGAGATTAATCGAAGGACAAGCTCTTTCGGAGCAACACATCCTTCACCCGACAGCACCTCAAGTACATGTTCGCCAGCTTCTAATACAATGCGCTCCGTTGAAAGAGTCCTACTATTATTTCCATCTAAGCCATAACCGATCGGAACAGAAACGTCATGTCCATCGCATTTTAACAAAATGCTAACGGCGCTATTGCTATTCACTTGGTCAGCGGTATCCGCATCATCATCGTATTTGCTATTCCCATTACCATCACTATCGCCATCCCCAGCCAGCAACACTTCATATATTCCTGATTCCTCAACGAATATATCAATACACTCTGCTTCCTCTGCTGGAAGGGAGATTATACCCGGTATAGACACTGGATCGAAGGATGGTTCACTTTCTTGCACCTTCGAATCAGCCTGCTTCCCGCCATAGTAGCTCTCAGGAGGTCCGAGATAACTAGACTCAAGAACACCATGATGGATAACGATCTTCTGTAGTACTACAATCGGGTCAACCATCCATACGGTTAGGGTATGGTATCCTGTTTCGGCGATGTGATGTGTACTAAGCGCTGTGCGGATATTAAGAATGACACTCTTTTCCCAATCCTTCTCATGGAATGACCCATCTGGCATCCGTTGTATAGCATCACATATTTGCACGGGTCCATTGTCGAAGGAGACGCCTATTCGTAACCCCATTCCTGGAACGAAATCATTCGATGGTGCCAACAATAATTCCACTGTTAGCTCGCCTGGCTGAACGACATACACCTGATATTCTACACGTGGGGAAGTAGCTGGTTCTGGTGAATTCGTACAAGATGTCGTCACAGGGAAGACTGCCATCGAGGAGAGGGTACGACCGTAACCAGCGATCCGCTCCCAATCTGCACCATTCGCAGATAGCTTACGACTGTAATGTTCTGCTTCTATTGATATATATCCATTACTTTCGATATGCCCACTGAGCGATTCTCGTGACGGGGTTACAGGATTGGAAATAGACACCTCTATGTTGACTTTGACTTGATATGCACCAATAACTGTAATAGTAGCGGCAATAGCTTCACCCTTTGGAGCGGTCTCCCAATCAATGTCTACCCAAATGCGCCGCTGGTTGTACACTTGTCCTTCCTCTGAGGACACTTTAATCCAAGGCATATTGACTTTAACACTGTATTTAAAGGGTGATGAGCACTTGTTGAAGATGTCAAAATACCTTTTCTCCTGCGTAAACACATCAAATTCAGGCAATTTGCAAAGGTCATCATGGTCATTCGCTGGCCATACATGCACAGATCCTTCCACAGCTATTCCCATCTCTGATCCTTCACGCTCTTCTACACGGCCAACCTCTGGCATGATGTGATGTGGAGGGTGATTCCAATACGTATATCCGATATGCGTCTGGTCCATCATATGATCCCATTTGCCCAGCGATAATCGTTTGTTATAGTCGAAAGTGAGCTCTCGATCTGCTTCGAATAGAAGCTCGACTGCACGTGCTTCTACATTTGCTATAATCCGTCCTTGCTTGGCATAGAGTTTACTTCTCTCAGCACGCATCTGGAGCTCAAGTACCTGAGCTGAAGCCTTCACAGGGAATAATACCAGTTGGAAGAAGGCATCTTGTAAATGCCCAGGAAGCTGCTCGAATAATGCCTCTGCCTTGGTCGTAATATCCCGGAATTCCGAAACAACAATCTCGGCCTCTTTATAGTGAATAGAACTGTAAAGCTCGACTGCATTCAATAACTCCGGTTTTAAGCGCCCGTTATATTTGGTATACCGTTCTATTAAGTCGGTGATTTCATCGGCATATTCCACCCCGAACTGAGCTATTACCCATTGGAGGGTATACGGATGGAAGTTATCCTTCGTGAAATGTTCTATATTCCAAGCCATACGCAGGAAATATTCCAGTGGGAATTCCATAGGCTTCAGGTCACCAACATTAAGAATCCATATGCGATCCGCCCCATATTCATAGGCTTTGTGCATTTGCTCCCATATTTTCTGAATCGGAACAGTGTTGAGCCATTTGTAAGAACGAGGGCCACCCACATAGTCTAAGTGATAATATATACCTGCCCCACCCGAGCGAGTACGTTCTTCCTCTGTGGGTACTCTTCGTAGATTGCCATGATTATCGTCTGACCACAGTAAAGTGATATCATCTGGAACTCTCATCCCATGCTCATAATAATCTTGCACTTCTTTATATAGGGCCCATAGTTGAGGGACCTGCGTTATATCTTTATCCATCTGATTAGCAATGATTTCGCGCTGATCTTCCACAACATGTTGCAGTAATTGAATCTTCTCTTCAAAAGACAAATGCCCGCCCATCGCTTCGTCGCCATCTCCGCGCATACCAAGTGTGACGATGGTCTCAAAGTCGCGACTACGTGCTATGCCTTCCTCCCAGAATCGATACAACACTTCATCATTGATAGAATAATCCCAAGGACCTTGACGATGTTTCTTCCAATCACCATGTGGTCGCAGCATCGGTTCATGATGAGATGTACCGATGACAATTCCATAATAATCAGCTATTTCAGGGTTCAGAGGATCATCCTCATGGAAGGTGTTGTCCCACATCGCGGGCCATAGATAATTTGCTTTAAGACGTAGGAGTAGCTCAAATATGCTCGCATAAAAATCATGATTCAACTCTTGATAGTTGGAACGACCCCATGCCATAAGCGACGGACCTTCATCGTTCAAGAAGATACCGCGATACTTCACCGATGGTGTTCCTTGTTTATAGATACCAGGAATGACATATAGGTTGTTCTGTTGGTTCGGTGGAACATCTGCCCACCAATGCCATGGAGATACGCCAATATTCTCGGAAATATCATAGATACCAAAGATCGTGCCTCTCTTATCGCTTCCAGCGATGACGAGTGCAGATTCTATGCCCGGTTGTGGGTTCATGACCGTCTGAATCACAAAAGACTCCCATTGGTTAGCCACGCCGCAAGTGTCAACTTTCCCATCTGCTATGAGTTGGTCAATGACAGGTGAATGGCCGATGGTTCCGATGATAATTACATGAGCTGTTTCTTCAGAATCAGACAGTTGATTGATGAGTCTCGTCGATTGCTGTGTAATCCGTGTAATATCCTTACATAGATCATGTGCTGCTCGTGTTATACCAGGCTCTTCCGTCGAAGCTACGTAGAGATGAGCAGCCTTCCCTTGGTGAACCATTTGGAAATCATTCTTCTCCATAGATGAACGAATATATTTAGGATGAAACATGAGGCTTCCCCCTCGAGAAAGTAATATAAATTAGGAATTCGGAGTGTTACTAATATAAATAGAAATGGTTTCTATTCGATCATGCTATCATACTTGGATTGCTGCAGGTACCATACAAACTATAGTTAAAACTTTAAAAAGACTATGATTAAATGGATATACTAATATATCAAGTGTAATCCTGTTTCAGGTATTATTGTAATGATAATCTAATTTAGTTCATAATTACATTGACATATGTATGAAGTGAATGAAGAATAAAGTGAGTAATGTAAGGGTTTTCTTTAATTCTGAAATTCTTTATTATTTAGATACGTCATGGAAGTGAAAGGTGGGACTTACAATGTTTAGAGTTATTCTAGTAGATGATGAAATGTATACCCGTAAGGGGTTAATGAAATTGATAGACTGGGAAGCCTGCGGCTTTCAGGTTGTAGGAGAAGCAGATAATGGCGAGGATGCTTTGGAACTGATTAAGGACATTCAACCTGAGTTAGTGATTACGGATATTCGTATGCCTGTGCTTGATGGACTTGAACTAATTCGTAGGGTCACTGAGGAAGGTATAGCGGATCCCATGTTTATTATACTTAGTGGATATGATGATTTCAATTATGCTCAAAAGGCCTTGAGATATGGAGTACATGATTTTATTCTAAAGCCCGTAGACGAAATTGAGTTTGCAGCAACGCTTCAAATATTAAGAGAAAAACTAACGAGTGATCGTGCGAATCGTGATCTGGAGAACAATTTATTGACAGGTGCGATGATAGAGGCGCTTATTCTAGACCATCCTGACGATGCATTCTTAGCTGAATGGGAAGATCGGTTGATGTTGAAGGAAGTAAAAGGTCTATATTATATGTTTGCTGAGATGAACGATACTCATCTTTCTAGTGAAGTGGGAACTTCTCTAAGTCTATCAGGGTTTAAGGAGACACTACAACGGACACTACAACAGATCACAGGAGGAGGACAGCCCTTTTATTTGCATGAGCATCGTAGTCGTATAGGTTTTATTGTCCCAGATAGTATTATAGAAATCTTCCAAGGAGAGGTCCGAGCCTTCGCGGAGACCCTGCTTCAACATCTTAAGAAGGAAACAGAATTGAGAATTTTCCTATATGCCGGATGTAAGGTAGAATGCTTAGCGGACATTCGTGATTCGTATCGAAGTGCCAAGGAAGTACTTCAATACAAATATATGCATGATGACACGGGTATTGTTATACATGAAGGAACGCTGCCAACACTTCAATATATTAGTCTCGATGATGGCGTATATAAGCAACTGGTTGAACAGATTGAGGAGATGGCATTTGATAAGCTAGATCATACGATTAAGATGATGTTCGCTAATTTTCGGGATAAGTGTTATGCACCAGAAGCAGTTAAGATGAATATTCATCAATGCGTCATGATTATCGTAAAAACGATGAATGAAATGGGTGGCGATGAACAAGAGATCTCTACTTTAGATAAGCTGCTGAACTGGAATGACTTAAATCTTTCCCTTAGTGAGCTAAGAAATGTATTTGCGGTATTTGCGGAGGAGAGTGGACAGTATATCGCCGAACTTCGTAAGAAGAAGCACAGTGGTGACATCCAAAAGATACGAGCATATATTGAATCGCACTATCAGGAGAATATCAGTCTTAAATCTATTGCAGCCCAATTCTATGTGAATCCGGTGTATTTAGGGCAATTGTTTAAGAAGACATATGGGGTGTACTTTAACGATTTCTTGCAACAATTAAGAATGAATGAAGCTAAAAGATTGTTACGGCAGACGGATCTGCGGATTTACGAAGTAAGTGAACGGATTGGATTTGGCAATAGCGAT
Coding sequences within:
- a CDS encoding Gfo/Idh/MocA family protein, translated to MSKKIRTGIIGGSINNGWARGTHMPAIEQLNEFELTAVGTSNMESAKKSAEAFKATHGFDNMEDLAQHPDVDMVVVSINVKEHYDAVKAIAPAGKPIYCEWPLGSNTTEALEMQEWVTSRQLPNAIGLQARQAPAINYVKDLLAEGYVGKVLSAHLKISIDGMGGVADKATAYLFDRKIGGNLLTIVGGHNLDAFTYMLGEFKELSAVTVQQFPEVELVDIQKVIEKTTDDQILISGKLTNGAAASVHIQGGVKHQTGLTLEIFGDKGTIVLSAPASIQFGSHQLWGAGSTDKELHELTIPDSYYRVPNSLKNDSGFVLNIAQAYSKFAQDIQEGTSLTPSFADAVKLHQLLDTVEKAAQTGERQYL
- a CDS encoding glycosyl hydrolase 115 family protein, with product MFHPKYIRSSMEKNDFQMVHQGKAAHLYVASTEEPGITRAAHDLCKDITRITQQSTRLINQLSDSEETAHVIIIGTIGHSPVIDQLIADGKVDTCGVANQWESFVIQTVMNPQPGIESALVIAGSDKRGTIFGIYDISENIGVSPWHWWADVPPNQQNNLYVIPGIYKQGTPSVKYRGIFLNDEGPSLMAWGRSNYQELNHDFYASIFELLLRLKANYLWPAMWDNTFHEDDPLNPEIADYYGIVIGTSHHEPMLRPHGDWKKHRQGPWDYSINDEVLYRFWEEGIARSRDFETIVTLGMRGDGDEAMGGHLSFEEKIQLLQHVVEDQREIIANQMDKDITQVPQLWALYKEVQDYYEHGMRVPDDITLLWSDDNHGNLRRVPTEEERTRSGGAGIYYHLDYVGGPRSYKWLNTVPIQKIWEQMHKAYEYGADRIWILNVGDLKPMEFPLEYFLRMAWNIEHFTKDNFHPYTLQWVIAQFGVEYADEITDLIERYTKYNGRLKPELLNAVELYSSIHYKEAEIVVSEFRDITTKAEALFEQLPGHLQDAFFQLVLFPVKASAQVLELQMRAERSKLYAKQGRIIANVEARAVELLFEADRELTFDYNKRLSLGKWDHMMDQTHIGYTYWNHPPHHIMPEVGRVEEREGSEMGIAVEGSVHVWPANDHDDLCKLPEFDVFTQEKRYFDIFNKCSSPFKYSVKVNMPWIKVSSEEGQVYNQRRIWVDIDWETAPKGEAIAATITVIGAYQVKVNIEVSISNPVTPSRESLSGHIESNGYISIEAEHYSRKLSANGADWERIAGYGRTLSSMAVFPVTTSCTNSPEPATSPRVEYQVYVVQPGELTVELLLAPSNDFVPGMGLRIGVSFDNGPVQICDAIQRMPDGSFHEKDWEKSVILNIRTALSTHHIAETGYHTLTVWMVDPIVVLQKIVIHHGVLESSYLGPPESYYGGKQADSKVQESEPSFDPVSIPGIISLPAEEAECIDIFVEESGIYEVLLAGDGDSDGNGNSKYDDDADTADQVNSNSAVSILLKCDGHDVSVPIGYGLDGNNSRTLSTERIVLEAGEHVLEVLSGEGCVAPKELVLRLISPDVLSVRPSLRRGSLLPHKPLIAQIGIINKDSYFSHQYAITVSLYAEDGSLIDQTSLINTIAVSGEEMHQLCLSAIDHSNVYKLKVAITMDGQTRGYESDWTL
- a CDS encoding response regulator transcription factor produces the protein MFRVILVDDEMYTRKGLMKLIDWEACGFQVVGEADNGEDALELIKDIQPELVITDIRMPVLDGLELIRRVTEEGIADPMFIILSGYDDFNYAQKALRYGVHDFILKPVDEIEFAATLQILREKLTSDRANRDLENNLLTGAMIEALILDHPDDAFLAEWEDRLMLKEVKGLYYMFAEMNDTHLSSEVGTSLSLSGFKETLQRTLQQITGGGQPFYLHEHRSRIGFIVPDSIIEIFQGEVRAFAETLLQHLKKETELRIFLYAGCKVECLADIRDSYRSAKEVLQYKYMHDDTGIVIHEGTLPTLQYISLDDGVYKQLVEQIEEMAFDKLDHTIKMMFANFRDKCYAPEAVKMNIHQCVMIIVKTMNEMGGDEQEISTLDKLLNWNDLNLSLSELRNVFAVFAEESGQYIAELRKKKHSGDIQKIRAYIESHYQENISLKSIAAQFYVNPVYLGQLFKKTYGVYFNDFLQQLRMNEAKRLLRQTDLRIYEVSERIGFGNSDYFVTKFEKMEGMTPSEYRNSLNKGGVHEDK